In Phyllopteryx taeniolatus isolate TA_2022b chromosome 5, UOR_Ptae_1.2, whole genome shotgun sequence, the DNA window TCCATTCCGCTCGATCgagcagctgaacaggacgggttaaaaaaaaaaaaaaagagcagccaGAACAGCttgatttatatttatacattttgcagGGTGTGTCAAATGTAGTCAACATTGATTTTCACTTGACAGGAATTTCCAAGAAATACTTTACTGACGGCGTCACTGAAAATTGAGCACGATGATGTTTCTGTTTGCAGGGAGTGACTTATCCAGCGTGTCACGGCATCTGGAGTAAATGGGCTCCTCCGCTGGAGAGGAGTCGTCTGGCAACCATCTCTTTCTGTGGTATTTGACAAAGCAcaattagcatgtctgcctttgACAGATTTGGAATTAGAATTGCaaaatatgtaaacatctgCTACACACTTGATGTTGCTGACTGGGCATGCATGCTTGTGAATAAGGCAACCAGAGATCATGTTCTGCTGACTCATAGTGTTTGTCCTGCGCAGGATCCTACGCTGGTGCGGTCATAGCCATGCCTCTCGCTGGAATCTTAGTCCAGTACACAGGGTGGTCGTCCGTCTTCTACGTGTACGGTCAGTGAACCGGTCATGTCCTCATTTAACCTCTGCATCCTTAGTTAGGTCACTACGCTTTCAGGTCTTCACTATGAAGTTGCACAAGCATGAGACTGTGCATGTATgaccattaaacaaaaaatcctCCGAACTTCcaagttgatttatttccataattcctttcaaaaagttcaactttcatagattatagattcagggcccaccatttaaacaatttcaagtatttatttgtttatttttttacataatgtgggcttccagctcataaaaacaTATTCGTATACTCtctgaaagttgaactttttgaatggaatgatggaaataaagaaacttttccatgacagtaccattttttggaaagggtccaatcatggcacccacctgttcacctgtgggatgttccaaacacgtgtttgatgagcattcctcaactttctccgtcttttttgccacctgtcccagccatcttttttggaacgtgttgcagccataacattctaagttatttgctaaaaacaataaagttgatcagtttgaacatgaaatatcttgtctttgtagtgtattcaattaaacataggttgaacatgatttgcaaatcattgtattctgtttttatttatgtttaacacaacgtcccaacttcattggaaattgGGTTGTACAATAAgtcacttaaaatgttttttgtttgattgatcATATCAAATTGCTTTTCACTGGATGCACTGTACATGATTTGAGTGTGTCACACACCGCTCTGCTAATTagtgtgtgtaataagtggTTAAATGGTAGTAAATCACAAATTGATTTCAATGATTTTATTTCCCATAACAAGTTGTCTCATCAAATGACAAATGAGTCATTCTGAAATCATTTCATTTCCCATAACAAGTGATCTCATAAAAAGAGTCATTTGGATCATATATGTTCTATTTTCATAAGCATATGAGACATTTAGCATGAGTCCCTGAACCTGCTGTCCACGCTGTCAGTAAGGGGTAACTAGGGGTCTTTCTTCAACCGAGGCTGAAACTAAAAACTTTCACTCGTTTCATCATTTTCACAttctcagcttttttgggagAAATGGAATGAAAAGTCTCAAAAGGCGCCTTATAGTTCACATTGACTCatgtctatatacagtatactgtagcaCTGTTGGTTGTGTCTCACCAGCGGACCTTGAAATCTTCACAGGCACCTTTGGCTTAATCTGGTACATGTTTTGGATCTTGGTGTCCTACGAGAGCCCGGCCGAGCACCCGACCATCACGGAGGAGGAGCGCCGTTACATCGAGGAGAGCATCGGCGAGAGCGCCCAGCTGACGGGCGCCATGGAGGTCACTCCTCCATCTCGGCCCAGCAATTTGTGCAATTCCACACGCACGACATCCACTtactctttcatttttttttaaaatcagaaattcAAGACCCCTTGGAGAAAGTTCTTCACCTCCATGCCCGTCTATGCAATTATTGTGGCAAACTTCTGCAGGAGTTGGACCTTTTATCTCCTGCTCATCAGCCAGCCTGCTTACTTTGAAGAAGTGTTTGGCTTTGAAATAAGCAAGGTAAGACCATCAACCCAGAAGTCGAAGTAATGATATCATTTTGACCCTTTAACAGACAACCAGCTGGACTGAAACAGAAACAAATTTGCGGTTGAAGAGATTTGTCGTGTTCTAATCAGTGACTGTCTCATCTTCAAATGGAATCATCTTGTCTCGCTCATGCGAGAGGAGCATGAATCAAGTTTTGTCTGGCAGTTGAGATTCAGGCTCAGGAGGAGAGTGTGATTGCTGAGGGTGATATACGACCCAGACATTAGACCCCTAGGGcacactctctcacacataaacaaacaaacacacacacacacacacacacacacacactgatagaTCATCTTTGTTGCTTTCACACTTGCTTCCCAGGTCGGAATAGTGTCAGCGCTCCCCCACCTGGTCATGACCATCATCGTGCCCTTAGGAGGCCAGTTAGCCGACTACCTGCGTACACACAACATCCTGTCCACCACCACGGTCCGCAAGATCATGAACTGTGGAGGTGAGTTCACGTGTGTGGTGAAGTTACAAAGTGAAGTTATGACAAGTATGCACCAGTTCACCCATGTGTCTGGCCATTTTTAGGATTCGGTATGGAGGCCACCCTCCTCCTGGTGGTGGGTTATTCTCACAGTAAGGGGATAGCTATCTCCTTCTTGGTGCTGGCGGTGGGCTTTAGTGGCTTTGCAATATCAGGTGAGGCTTAAAGCTTTATGTTACGGGGAGAGGTggtgaaattacagtacttgcACTCTGTACTTCAGCAGAAGTGGAAGTACTCTGGTAAAATTAGAAGTACTGATTTGACtcttttacttaaaaaaatactgacTCAGAAAATGtgcttaagtacaaaagtaaacatGAACACCGGTTCAGCGTTCCTGCATGCCGCTGCGTcccagtttccccccccccccccaccctatGAATCCCAAAGATCCCTATTACGCAATCAATCGAGAACTCGATCGCGGTTGACTTGAACGCTCTctatttatgtcttttttttttttttttttacatcatgtcgTCATCTgcaaaagttgaaaaaaaagtaacaagattattttgacaaagtaatgaGTAGAATGCACCGCTATCTttctaaaatacaataaatactcaagtaatgTATACATATACCTGACAAATCTACTTAGTATTTGTACTGGTCCAAAATCTGAGTGCAAACTTCTATTGTTTGTAGGTTTTAATGTCAACCATTTAGACATCGCTCCACGTTACGCCAGCATCCTCATGGGCATCTCCAATGGCGTGGGCACCCTGTCAGGGATGGTCTGCCCTCTAATCGTGGGAGCCATGACAAAGAATAaggtgagctatttttgttCTGCCATGCAGCAATCAAAATGTTAATGCAAGTTGGGAGCATCTGCAATTTGCATTTTGGAATGGAATGCTGTTTTTGGACCTTCTCCTCCACTTTGTGACAGCTAAATCAAAACATCTTCTTCTAAACACCTCACAGTTTAGTTtagagatttttttcttttatcaatTTCCAAGACCAGATGCTTCAAAAGCTTCCATTCACAACGGTCGAGTTCGCAAAATAACATTACATGATTACCTTCAACAATTTTGCCATTACAGCTACAAcgccaaaatccatccattcgctatacagcgcttgtccttattaggatTATGGCTgggttggagcctatcccagctgattttggataagtggcagggtacaccctggactccaCTCGTCAACCACATGGCACAAAAAGAAGATCAACCGTTCATGCTCACATTTGGGCaatgagtcttcaattagccgaACATGCGTTtccttggaatgtgggaagaagccggagtacctggagaaaatccagaGGACATGGACAAGACTATAGAAAGGAAGGCTAGAGCAGAGTCAAAAACACATGtaagaactgtgagacagacatgctaaccactagctcaACTTCCTGCCATAACggaaaaatgtgcaaatgaatCCACTGAGCTACAGCAAAATGAATTGCGTTTATCCTTCACCCATATGCCACTCCGCGACAAAGCTCAGTGAAAAGCAGACTAAAAAGTGACGAAATTCGACTTTGTCTGCACTCGGCAAAGGTCAAAATCAAGCTCTTACAAGTAAGCCGAGAAATTTGGCATTTTTCCACAAGCCTACTAAATTGTTGCAGTGTTGTAGTACGGTGACGATCAAATCAATTCTGTGGACCTTTAAATGGTGACGAGGTTCTAACCACTACTTCTGGTCCCAGACTCGGGAAGAGTGGCAGTACGTCTTCCTGATTGCCTCCCTGGTGCATTACGGGGGCGTGGTCTTCTACGGGATCTTCGCATCCGGGGACAAACAGCCGTGGGCTGACCCGGAGGAGACCAGCGACGAGAAGTGCGGTTTCATTGATGAAGACGAGCTGGCCGAAGAGACGGGCGACATCACGCAGGGTTACGGCGTCATGGGCGGGCCCGCTAAAGGCTACGGGGCCACCGCACAGCTCAATGGAGGATGGGTGCAGGACTGGGATAAGACGGAGGAGTATGTTCAGGAACCAGCCGGGAAGATGTACTCAGAGCGAGGCTACTCTTAAGAGCAGATACCCGTATGTCTAATTTCCATCAAAGATTGCACAATTGAACATTATAGATAGATGATTCCATTCTGTGTATTCTAGTTGTACGGCGGTTCCGGTTTCTAACAGCCAGTGTAATGGGGAGTCCACGTTAGATTCCCACACACTTCTCATCCCATCCACAGTCAGCGTAGAGAGGTTGCAAAGCAAGCTGCAGGCATACGTTGTAGTCTTAGGCACCCAAACCTCATCAGTTTACTTGAACAACACGAGCCAGACGACACTGCAGTAGACCATCACAAAAGGTCTCTCTCCTATTGCACTGAAACTACGACAAGAAttctaataaaaaaacagattatattgtgttttatgtactgtatatacctgtATACTGTTTCTGTGAGACTATTGTGGATTTGGGTCGTTGATCTGTGTTTAACATTGATATAAAAAGGCCATATTTTTCATGGACAGCACCTTTTCAGGGAGACGGCTGCTTGCAAAAAAGGGTCTCCTCCTCCTCGAGCGAGACGTGTAATACTCTCGAGGACAAAAATAGGGCGAGTGAACCTTAggattgttgtgtgtgtttgttgcatgACTTTGCGCCAGTCAATGTTGAGCTGCTGCGTTGTCCTCATTCATCCACCCGCCATGACAGATGAGAAAATAAACTATGTGCAATGCGATGGTGAGGTGAGACAAATCAAGAGGTCGGTTGTTCATCCGAGTTTGGTGTGCACTGCAATAAACCCTGTGTAATGGCTGCTACCCACCACCTTCTGTTTTTGTAACGTAACACTGGCTTGTTGTTTCAAACTGTTCTTGTTTTGGAGTCATGTGATGATCACCGATAAGATGCGTGCTTTTAACAATTTTACCCATGTCCCGAGAATCCAGCTTTAGTGCTCATTTTGCCGACTTTTGACAGTGAAGAATGCAGTACTGTATGTGGACGACTCCTTTGGTGTTTCTTGCTTCTTTTCACTCAAGCGACTTTATGGACGCATGAGTAGCCCACATCCATTCAAAGAAGGCTCTCCCATTTGAATTTCTTTGCTACTTTGCTCCACCATTTGCTGTATGAAATCTGCAAggatgtttaaaatatataaatatttaagaATGTTTCAGATGGGCAAAATATGTTATTATGGCATTGTGCCGGAAGTCAATGTATACAGATAAATGTGATTTTATGGATACAAATATTGTGTTTAACAAAGAGGTATGTTGATGTTAAAATGTGCgataaaaatgttcatttttaaaaaaaaacaaaacaataacaacgcAAAACTCCTTCTTTTGTCATCACCTTTTTCAACCTTTGTGTATGTTTAGCAATGATTCTTCACTTAAGTACCTTCTCCAATCAGTACGTTGTAGCTCCCATTCTCTCCATGTTTCTCATTAGTAAATCAATGGCGGAGGTCTCAGGGGTCTGAAGCAAAATATTGGACTCGGTAGCTTGGCAATTGCTAGACGGAGGGTGGAACAGCAATTTTAATGGCAAGGCTGGACTTGACATCCCAACAAGAATCATTATCCTTCGACTCGATGAGGAAGCACATGGTATAAAATCTGTGAGGAAGCCTATGCATGAACTCAtttaaaatattggaaaaaaatatgactatgacatttgttttttgttttctattctATGCATTTAGAATTGCTAACCTAATGTCGCTGCACAACACTTAGGGTAAGTCAATCAATGGCACTAGAGGGCATTCTATTATATTTGTGTAGCGTGCGTGGACTCTGTGCAAGTGTGGCACACCTTACACATCTCAGCATGTCCTTCTCCACACCTCTAAGGTCAGTCGTGCTACACGCAGCACATATTGACCTGGCTCCAAAATTAAATCTAGTCACGCGAGAGACAAATCAATAGCTCCAGAGAGCTATAGCGGATTACATAAAATCAAGTGTATCAAGAAAATTTCAATTGGGCTGAAAATAAGGGGAGGTCAGgttgcagcttttatttcccAATTTTGGAGGACaagcaataaaaacaagctGATACTGCAATTTCACCGCAAtcacatttgcaaatcatcattTACATTGTAATCAAACACCAAATTAGTGCAATTTTTTCATCCTTATTTAATTATCAGCAACCATTAGCCAGCCATGAGGTAAAATCACAAATAATGGGAATGCAAATCACAAGGAGCATCGTTGGAAAGTTTGTGAAGTGCTCTCACATGCGATCAATTTGTAGGTATTTATATACAATACAttgtatttgcatatttgtaattttcataTAGAGGACAAGGTGTtgctctccctgtgcttgcatcgGTTTTCTAGGgctactccggcttcctcccacattccagaaaaatTACTTTGATATACAATAAATTGTCCTtagatatgaatgtgaatgaatggttgtttgtctatgtggtccgcgattgactggcaaccagtcagcTGGAACAGACTCCCGCTCACCCGTCAATCTAATAAGGATAAGGGGTATATGTAGAAATGAGATGGCGGAAAGCCCTTTGTGTTCAGTCTCAAAGCATGAGCTGCCATATTAGAGCATGGCTCAGCCCAACACCAAGCCTGACAAATGATTAGCTGCGGCTCATCTGCGAGGTGCTGAATAATTCAGAGCAAAAATGGCGTCCCTCCATTCTCATGaatctgtgctccactatttgacctgagtctgtccgtctcagagccctactggctttatatcccattagcatttctttcatgtattcaggacctaaaccattgagtgatttatagaccagtagcagaacttagTCCCTTCGGCAACATTCGTTAAAGATCGGCGGATACTTGGAAGTATCTGCCCGTCTTCgtctttaaaataaacaatatgactgatgactgaacaaggaCCATCTCGTTATTTTCTTCATTGGTATTGATGTTATATTGGTATGATTGTGCTTTTCGGAAATGCTTTACAGTTacgaataaaattaaatatgttttgctGAGCCTTCAAATTTTCTTGAATgttacccatcttacaaattttgcCAGGGAAATAAAacttatgaacacaactgtgcAATGTTCTCCCCTGCACCAAACGAAGGTAGAGTTGCATTCAAAATCAGAGCAAGGAAATAAAAAGTTCTACGTGTTCAaacaagtgcttaacttcagagaaataaaatacagaaaggtttgtttccccttttctgttttgcATCTCGACACAACAATTTGACGTATTTTAATTGAACAAACTTAACAATTGAAcagttttagaggttatgtttgt includes these proteins:
- the slc17a6a gene encoding vesicular glutamate transporter 2.2; amino-acid sequence: MEPESSEGAVPKTKEGLKQIAGKALGSLYRRLEKRQQTGEAIELTDDGRPRAEQGRRGPLCDCTCFGLPRRYIIAMLSGLGFCISFGIRCNLGVAIVSMVNNSTIHQNGKIIIKEKAKFNWDPETVGMIHGSFFWGYIVTQIPGGYISSRLAANRVFGAAIVLTSILNMFIPSAARAHYGCVIFVRILQGLVEGVTYPACHGIWSKWAPPLERSRLATISFCGSYAGAVIAMPLAGILVQYTGWSSVFYVYGTFGLIWYMFWILVSYESPAEHPTITEEERRYIEESIGESAQLTGAMEKFKTPWRKFFTSMPVYAIIVANFCRSWTFYLLLISQPAYFEEVFGFEISKVGIVSALPHLVMTIIVPLGGQLADYLRTHNILSTTTVRKIMNCGGFGMEATLLLVVGYSHSKGIAISFLVLAVGFSGFAISGFNVNHLDIAPRYASILMGISNGVGTLSGMVCPLIVGAMTKNKTREEWQYVFLIASLVHYGGVVFYGIFASGDKQPWADPEETSDEKCGFIDEDELAEETGDITQGYGVMGGPAKGYGATAQLNGGWVQDWDKTEEYVQEPAGKMYSERGYS